The sequence AAATCCAATGCCACCGATCATTAGTTTACATaaataaaacttaaaaataaattttaaatgactgATAGTCACATATATAAATTCCAACTAGAAGAAAATTAGCATAAAGCAAATGCATGAACAACATAAGCAAGGAAACACAACACAGTAGATAGTCCAATTTCTACCCATCCTGCATAATTACTACATAAAAAGATCACCGCATATGCCATTCTGAaagagaattaaaaaaatacatatgacTGAAGAAAATCATAGAATACATACCAGAGGCCTGTAGTTCTGCTCCAACTTTCTTGGCTGGTAAGCCAACCGGGAGATAGTCTTCACTGATCTCGATGACCTGTTTGGATGATTCAAGTATGCGATCATTACCATGTAAATCAGATTTCACATTATTGATCTCCTTAGGTGAAACATCAACATGTGTGTCGGGTCCACGATTCATATTTCCATTGTTATCAGAAATTATATGGCCGTTCAGGTGGACCGCCTCTACAGGCTTGAAAGTTCCTTTGGTTATTGGAtaaagaaaactaaaaagaaagGCAACAGCTAAGCTTGATCTGTAAGCAGCATGTCTTGTACCTTCCCCTGGAACAATTGTTTTCTTGAGAACCATGCACGCTTCTAGTAAGAGTGATGCAGTGATGGGTTTACCCACTAAGAGACTCTCAACATTTGTAGCCCTGACAGCATGTTGTGTTCCATATGCACCAAAAGCCAAACATAGCTTCTCCAATATACAGTTTCCTGAAGTTTCATCTGAAGATAATTTAGCCAGGAATGCAGAATTAAGGTATGAAACAGCATTTCCAATAGGCCGTGGGGAAGCTCGGTATGTCTCAAATAGCACGGAACTTGCAGGTTTATCTCCTGTCTTATTTACAGATTCAGAACTTGATGAGATGCCACTTGGAGTGCAGTGAGGAATGTAAATTCTTAATAGCAACGTCTTGCAATCACAAGGGGCCATGTCCAGGAATCGCTCCAGTGTGACATTCATCCTTTCTGATGATACCTGGATGCACACTGATGAACCAGCAGCAAGCAGAACCGTTGCAATGTCAGAGGCAAACTCATCCCTCTGAGCCATTATCAGATTTCCACCCAAGCTCGCCATGTTCCGGACAAACTGAGAAGCCACTTTCTCCATGTGATCAGCAATCTTGCAAAACACCACGTCCTTGTAGCTGTTGCCTTCTCCTCGTAAAATCTCGATTACCTGAGAAATGGACATTGCGGCCCCAATGCCAACACCCTTGGCATCCTTGCTAACCGAATTCAGTTCTGGAATGGCTCTCAAGTCTATGTACCTATCATACAGCTCTGCATCCCTGTAAACACCAGAAGAAGTGTTGCCCACAACCACCTTTGTTCTACTTTTATCAGATGATGATGACAAAGAACCTATCAGCTTATAATACTCCTCCACATTTTTAGGTTGATACCAAGAGCTCACACTCCCCACCATAGATGCTGACGAAATGGAATGATCAATCCCCAATGAAGATCTGATTTCATCCTTCAAGAACTCCGGGAACGCGGCGATGCTCCCCTCCTTGTAAGGCGGCAATTTGGAGACGCTGGCATCATCGCCCTTCTTCCAGTAGCAGTTGAGCCCCAAATCCTCCAAatccacgtcgccggcgaagctCTTGCACGCGTCGGCGATCGGTCGGTACCCCGTGCAGCGGCACAGGTTCCCGGCCACCGCGcgctccgcctcggccgccgtGAGCCTCGAGAACCCCtccacggcggaggcggccttcTTCCCGTTCCCCTCGGCGGCCacgagcgcgccggcgagggaCATGCACACGCCGGGCGTGCAGAACCCGCACTGCGAGGCGTGGAAGCCGGCGAGCCGCTCGTGCACCGCGTGGAGGCCGCGCCGGCTGCTCCCGAGCCCCTCGGTGGTGGTCACCgcgcggtggtggaggccgcGCGCCAGCGTGAGGCACGAGCTGACCGCCGCGTGCGCCACCTCGTCGGCCTCCGCGTCGTACGCCGAGACCACCACCACGCACGCCCCGCACCCACCTGCAAAACCGAGAAACCAGCATTCGCCATCAAGCTCGCTCGCCGGAGCCGATCGAACGGAAGCCAagcagccgaggaggaggaggaggagcagtggGTTGGGGGTTGCCTTGCCTTCGCCGCAGCCGAGCTTGGCGCCGGTGAAGCGGGTGCGGGAGCGGAGGAACTCGAGGAGGGACTCCCCGGGGTCGCCCCCGTCACGGCGGAGCTCGAAGCGCTCGCCGTTGACCGCGAagaccaccacctcctcctgcggcggcggcggcgaatgcGAATCcatggcggtggaggaggaatcCGATTCTCATCTAGCCCCGTTTCACACTCTCCCCTAGCTATCTATACCAACACCACACCACACTACAGTACCACCCAAGCAGTCTCACTCGAGACTCGagagagacgagacgagacgagacagCCGAGGTGGACGCGAGCGCGACCCGCTCGGAGGCTGACCGGTGGGCCAGGGGAATGCTGACTTGGCGGCGTGGTAGTGACTCGCTCCAAGCGACGGGCTCGGCTCGGTCAATGACGGGTGGGGCCAAGGATGATGCATggagtatttgttttttaaaaaaaatcggcgGGAGCACGTGGGTGACTTGGGGCAACTCGCCGACGAGGGCTGAGGCGTTGACGTCTTGACGATGGACGGAGGGATCGGAGCATGCGCCGGCCACGTGCCTGCCTCGGTGGTTCGTCTTTGGATGCTAGTACTGGTTTtgattattctctttttttttggttggatcCTAGTACTGTGAAGTTGAGCTTGAGCGAAGCTGTTACAATAATTTCAGATTACGACAGCAGGTCGGAACACGTTGCCAGTTCCAGatgatctatattttaaaagtttaattttCTTTGCTTTCGGTTGTTCGATGACCTATAGGGATGTTATCCTTCTCAATAAAGAAAAAACTTCATAGAAGATGAGCGATGCAGATAATAGTAGTGTGTTTGGTTGATTGACATAATTTATCACACCAAATCTTAGCTATACTAGTGTACTGTCTCTGttattaaatatttgacgccgttaattttttttgacatgtttAACCGCCCATCTTATTCATAAACTTTAGTAGAAGTAtattaacaatgaatcaaatgatatgaaaagaattaataattatataaaattttttaataagacgaacggtcaaatatgttttaaaaagtcaatagcgttaaatatttagggatggaaggagtactgCACTTTGTTAGTATAGCATGCATGTAATATGAAGGATGTGTTTGGTTGATGAACGTAGTTTGGCGCGCTAAATTTTTAGCCAtaccatatttttattttttttgaaaacacaTCAACTTTATTAAGCAAGAACAGAGTTAGGGGATAAACCCCATTACATATCCAAGCAAAAGAGCTATCCCTTCGGGTTAACTGAACTTCGAAAGCAACCTTCCTGAAATAACCTAACAGCAGAAAAAGGAGCAAGTTGATAGGGATCTGCGGCGAAGCCGTGACGACTGCTATCCTCGGCCTCAAAAGATGTGCAGTCCGCTTGACAAACCATATTTTTATTAGTTTAGCATTTGATTCGTTACTATGACTGTGGCACCCTACACTTTAGTAGTGTTCGGTCCTACACATCATACATGTACATGTTGTTAAAATCTATCACACTTTGTGAGTTACGATTAAATTGTGATTCATATACGAAAGCCTTAATTGGACAGTTTGTTAGTCCCAAGATCAGCTATTTAATTGGATCTTTCTCTTTGCCTTAGGTTTTTTCGGTGATCTTTAATGCTATAATTTTTCTTTATACCACAAAACTTATACAAATAATGATTTTTGATATGAAAGTCTTAACTAGATGAGGAGCAGTTCATCAGTCCTAGGtcatctattattttttttaaaaaaaattgccttCGGTAATAAGTAACTCCCAGATTGTGATATCACATGAATGTCGTCTTAACTAGGTAGATCGTTTGTCTGTCCAAGTTCATATATTTTTCCAGAGTTTTTCTTTGCCTGAGCTAAGCGCCCAAAGCATGAGGCTAATCGTAGCCTTGTAGGGTAGTTTTCAGATTGTCGTCATGGCTGACGAGTGACGACGAACCGCCGCTAATACCGAGGGCTGGTTCATTTTActatcattttcaaccttattaaattttaatattatcaaattttaataaaattgctaaaattttttgataaggttgttaaattttggcaagatttcatacgtactttgcaaaaaaaaaaacaaaaaaaaggtaagATTGAAAATGTAGCAAAGTGCGCtctccacgtcgccgccgaacACCGCGAGCGGCCGCGCTGGCGCCTGGCGGTGACGGCTGCCTCTTACATATGTGCCCGGAACGAGATTGCCACACACCTTTCTAGTGGGCCGGAACTGGAATACTGCGTAAAAATGGGCCGAGGCCGGAAAGGGGCCCATGTGATCCAACACTTGGCCCATTTTGGCGAGCCCAACCAAAGCTATAGCTTTGGCACTAATTGCTGCGACGGCCAATCCAGCCAGTCGTCTCTTCTCCCCTCGGATGGCGTCGCTGCTGCGCCTCCCCTCGCTGCTcaagccgtcggcggcggcggctaggccgtcggcgctgctccgccgccggtgccgcgccgggacggcggcgagcgtgtCCGCCTCGCGGAgccacgccgcggcggcgaccacgggggcggcggcgcccgcgccgcctgAGACCCGCGGCGGGGGGGACAGAGAGGGGCAGGTGACGCCGCGGTCGGTGGACTTCAACGCGTGGTACACCGAtgtgatcgccgccgccgagctcgcggaCTACGGGCCCGTGCGGGGCACCATGGTTATCCGCCCCTACGGCTACGCCATCTGGGAGGCCATCCAGGTCAGtgccgctgctgctcctgctagCTGTGCGCCTTGTCATGCTGTTTGTTGGTTTGATATTAACATTGTTGATGTAAACAAGAATGTGCGCATTGTCGTGCTGTTTGTTGGGTTGATATTAACATTGTTGATGTAAATAAGAATGAATGATGGTCACTGGCGGCTGACGCCACTGTATAATGAAGCCCGGTTTTTGGGAAAGTTAATTCTCGTACTGCGTAGTGCGTATATGTGCAATTCGGTAACTTAACCCTAGTTTACAGCAGTAGATTTTGTGCTTTGGTTTGGAAGCTTTCAGATCCCACTTCCCGGCGTCAGTAGCTTGCCCTGAAATTTGGGAATGGGTATATAAACCTCAATGAATGCATTGGCATAAGGCTGCGTGGACGACTTAGATTAGCTTCATGGCATGTGTGCGCATAGTGGAGTGCTATCAAGTTTTCTAGTGAACGGATGTCGTAGCGGTAGAAATGAAGTAATTAACACTCATGGTGGACAAGTATATCAGCCCTGCCTGCATGTTTTTGTAGGATAAATTTTTTGATTATGGTGTGAGCAACCAAAAACGTGGAGTTCTAATTTAAAGCTGTGAATTTTGTATTTACGTTGGAGTGTGGGATGAGTTGACCTCTTTAAATCATGATTTGTTGTTTGGAAGCTTTACTTTGCATGACAAATTTAGTTTAGTTTACCTTGGAATGTGTCTTTGCCACACTATTTGTTTATATTCCTCGTTTTTCTGCTGGTTGTAGGATTATTTGAATGTGAAGTTCAAGGAAACAGGGCACAGCAACATGTACTTCCCTCAGGTTAGACCATCTGTTTTTGTATCCTTTTTTGTCATTGTAATGACATGGTGTTGAGCTGTTGATTGATCAATAACTGAATTAGTTTCTTCAACCCCACGCTGTAACCTTAGGACCTTAGCCCTGGTATACCATtgtctaataaaaaatattcagcTACCATTAGTTACCGACTTACTGTTACTCAAATTCGTAGAAGATCAGGTTTGAACAGTTTAGTTCTAGCTCTGGAGTTTGAGAAAGTTTTACTTATGTTTTCTCAAATTaagttatatttgttttttttgaaaggaaattaAGTTGTATTTGTTGGCATGGGAATGCTGGTTTGTAATCTTCATATTCGAAGTACAGGATGGAGGTgctgtttaatattttttttgagatgtaGACAGCGAGATAAGTGCAAAAGGATGAATAATTTGATGTTGCTATGTCGAagattttgttttgttgtatTTGGTGAATTAGATGGATCCTAAGCTCATGTTCCAAACAATGTGTTAATTTTAAAGTTCTAATATAAGCTTAGTGACTCTTGGCAAGTGAAATCTACTTTGCCTTATATGGTTATATTCAGTGGAATCATGCGTAGACTTCTGTCCTGAACACTGTGGGTGGATATGCATACTTTTCCAGTACTTGGCTTAACTATTCTTCTCTTAGAGATTGCTTCATGCTTTATCTGAGTTAGACTGTCTTATAGCAATTTTCCAATTTATAGTTTCTTATGCTTACCCTCTTTGTTGTATCAGTTCATACCATACTCATTTATAGAGAAGGAGGCCAGCCATGTTGAAGGTTTTAGTCCAGAGCTTGCATTAGTTACCATTGGAGGAGGAAAGGAACTAGAGGAAAAGCTTGTGGTAATACTTCCCTCTAGTATTACTGTTATATTGGATATAGAACCACGATTCTGTGATATTTTCCATGGGCAATGATTATAAATACAAGATGATTGATTCTGTGATTGGATTGCCTCTAAAGCTCAACCTTCTGCATTTCCATTCTTGAGGGCTTTGTAGGTAAGACCAACTAGTGAGACCATCGTAAACCACATGTTCACCAAATGGATACAGAGCTACCGCGATCTTCCTCTCATGATTAACCAGGTAACTCTATCTGCATATTTGAATCAACATGAGTCCAATATCATTTACTGTACTGATTTTTCTTGTTACCCTAGTGGGCTAATGTCACAAGATGGGAAATGAGGACTAAGCCATTCATCAGA is a genomic window of Oryza glaberrima chromosome 7, OglaRS2, whole genome shotgun sequence containing:
- the LOC127778820 gene encoding indole-3-acetaldehyde oxidase-like isoform X2, whose translation is MDSHSPPPPQEEVVVFAVNGERFELRRDGGDPGESLLEFLRSRTRFTGAKLGCGEGGCGACVVVVSAYDAEADEVAHAAVSSCLTLARGLHHRAVTTTEGLGSSRRGLHAVHERLAGFHASQCGFCTPGVCMSLAGALVAAEGNGKKAASAVEGFSRLTAAEAERAVAGNLCRCTGYRPIADACKSFAGDVDLEDLGLNCYWKKGDDASVSKLPPYKEGSIAAFPEFLKDEIRSSLGIDHSISSASMVGSVSSWYQPKNVEEYYKLIGSLSSSSDKSRTKVVVGNTSSGVYRDAELYDRYIDLRAIPELNSVSKDAKGVGIGAAMSISQVIEILRGEGNSYKDVVFCKIADHMEKVASQFVRNMASLGGNLIMAQRDEFASDIATVLLAAGSSVCIQVSSERMNVTLERFLDMAPCDCKTLLLRIYIPHCTPSGISSSSESVNKTGDKPASSVLFETYRASPRPIGNAVSYLNSAFLAKLSSDETSGNCILEKLCLAFGAYGTQHAVRATNVESLLVGKPITASLLLEACMVLKKTIVPGEGTRHAAYRSSLAVAFLFSFLYPITKGTFKPVEAVHLNGHIISDNNGNMNRGPDTHVDVSPKEINNVKSDLHGNDRILESSKQVIEISEDYLPVGLPAKKVGAELQASGEAIYVDDIPSPKDCLHGAFVYSTKPLAHVKSIELNPSLEQLKTVAIVTAKDIPKGGSNVGANTIFGPEPLFGDPLTKWAGEPLGIVVAETQKTANIAASRALVNYSMENLDAPILSIEEAVRRSSYFEILPFLLPQKIGDFSKGMEEADQKIYSTEVNLHSQYYFYMETQTALAIPEEDNCMVVYSSSQCPEVAQETIAKCLGLPCHNVRVITRRVGGGFGGKAVRSLPVATACALSAFKLQRPVRIYLDRKTDMIMTGGRHPMKIRYSVGFKSDGNITALHIELLVNAGITQDVSPVIPHNFIEALKKYNWGAFSYDARICQTNIATRSAMRGPGEVQGSYVAEAIIEHVAAVLSTDVNLVRQRNLHTVESLSLYHSECMEDALGYTLPSICNQLITSANYQHQLEMIRSFNKSNRWKKRGLSVMPIVHKFASRPTPGKVSILNDGSVAVEVGGIELGQGLWTKVKQMAAFGLGQLWTDRRQELLERVRIIQADTLSVIQGGWTTGSTTSESSCEAVHRACNILVDRLKPLKEQLQEKQGTVSWDELISQAKMVGVDLSAKELYVPGASGSYLNYGAAASEVEIDLLTGATTILRSDLIYDCGRSLNPAVDLGQVSILWVLYQFLVSSPSKG